The following proteins are co-located in the Bacillus pumilus genome:
- the rpsU gene encoding 30S ribosomal protein S21 translates to MSKTVVRKNESLEDALRRFKRSVSKTGTLQEARKREFYEKPSVKRKKKSEAARKRKF, encoded by the coding sequence ATGTCAAAAACGGTCGTTAGAAAAAACGAATCGCTTGAAGATGCTCTTCGTCGCTTTAAACGCAGTGTATCCAAAACTGGAACATTGCAAGAAGCAAGAAAGCGTGAATTTTATGAAAAGCCTAGCGTAAAGCGCAAGAAAAAGTCCGAAGCTGCTAGAAAACGTAAATTTTAA
- a CDS encoding GatB/YqeY domain-containing protein, producing the protein MSLLEQLNSDMKLMMKNREKDKLAVIRMVKASLQNEAIKLKKDSLTGDEELTVLSREIKQRKDSLHEFSKANRLDLVDKVQKEIDILDVYLPEQLSEEELQTVVKETIAETGASSKADMGKVMSAIMPKVKGKADGAVINRLVSEQLSQ; encoded by the coding sequence ATGAGTCTTCTTGAGCAATTAAATTCTGATATGAAGCTGATGATGAAAAACCGTGAGAAAGACAAGCTTGCTGTCATTCGAATGGTAAAGGCTTCACTACAAAATGAAGCAATTAAGCTTAAGAAAGACAGTTTGACCGGCGATGAGGAACTGACCGTTCTTTCTCGTGAGATTAAGCAACGTAAAGACTCCCTCCATGAATTTTCGAAAGCTAATCGCTTAGATTTAGTAGATAAAGTTCAAAAAGAGATTGACATCTTAGACGTTTATTTACCTGAACAGCTTTCTGAAGAAGAACTGCAAACGGTCGTGAAAGAAACGATCGCTGAAACAGGTGCTTCATCGAAGGCTGATATGGGTAAAGTGATGAGCGCTATTATGCCAAAAGTAAAAGGTAAAGCTGATGGTGCTGTCATTAACAGACTTGTCAGCGAGCAGCTGTCTCAATAA
- a CDS encoding Na/Pi symporter encodes MMAIIYFCALIFIFLWSMGLLRKGLMALTSSRIEKSLLLFTDHPVKAFLVSIVFTGVLQSSSAFMVIVIGFVSTGILTFKKSIPMILGTNIGSTFTTEFIAIKMDVFMWVLIATGLVCIIFGQRSFRHAGKSLFGLGMIFFCIQGFSKIAGMMTSQPETLRFLEMMQHSDWTAILSGTILTAIVHSSSVCIGILMGFMNEGTVALQEGISFVLGSNVGTCITAVMAAISGGLAARQTAYAHVVFNVLGVLLCLPFLTLITQFVALLASSPAQQIAHFSLLFNVASSLLFFPFIRPFHAMILFLLPNQT; translated from the coding sequence ATGATGGCGATCATTTATTTTTGTGCACTTATTTTCATTTTTTTATGGTCAATGGGTTTGCTGAGAAAAGGATTAATGGCACTGACATCGTCTCGTATTGAGAAATCGCTTCTTCTCTTTACAGATCACCCGGTGAAAGCATTCTTGGTTAGTATTGTGTTTACAGGCGTGCTTCAAAGCAGTTCGGCGTTTATGGTCATTGTCATCGGCTTTGTGAGTACAGGCATTCTGACTTTCAAAAAATCAATTCCAATGATCCTTGGGACCAATATCGGATCCACGTTCACGACAGAATTTATCGCGATTAAGATGGACGTGTTCATGTGGGTTTTAATTGCTACCGGTCTTGTATGTATCATTTTTGGTCAAAGGTCCTTCAGGCATGCAGGAAAAAGTCTATTTGGTCTTGGGATGATCTTTTTTTGCATTCAAGGCTTTTCAAAAATTGCAGGTATGATGACAAGTCAACCGGAAACGCTACGTTTTCTTGAAATGATGCAGCACTCAGATTGGACAGCTATTCTGTCGGGCACAATCCTCACTGCCATTGTTCATTCAAGCTCTGTATGCATTGGTATTTTAATGGGATTTATGAATGAAGGGACTGTGGCGTTGCAGGAGGGAATCAGCTTTGTATTAGGATCGAATGTTGGCACATGCATTACAGCTGTCATGGCTGCGATCTCGGGCGGATTGGCAGCACGTCAAACGGCTTATGCACATGTTGTATTTAATGTTCTTGGGGTTTTATTATGCCTGCCATTTCTCACACTCATAACGCAATTTGTCGCACTTTTAGCGAGCTCTCCAGCACAGCAGATCGCGCATTTCAGTCTATTGTTTAATGTCGCCAGCTCGTTATTGTTCTTCCCGTTCATCCGCCCCTTTCATGCAATGATTTTGTTCCTTTTACCAAATCAAACATAA